In Candidatus Deferrimicrobiaceae bacterium, the genomic stretch GAAGCATTTCCAGGATGTCCAGGACTTCGAGTTCACCGTGGAGGGCGGAAGGCTCTCCATGCTCCAGACCCGCAGCGGGAAGAGGACAGCCGCCGCCGCGCTGAAGATCGCGGTGGACATGGTGAAGGAGAAGCTCATCACGAGGGAAGAGGCGGTCATGCGGCTCGAACCGCAGTACATCGATCAGCTTCTTCACCCGGTCATCGACCCCAAAGCGAAGGTGGAGGTCGTCGCCAAGGGGCTTCCCGCCTCCCCGGGGGCCGCGACCGGGGCGGTCGTGTTCCACGCCGACCGGGCGGTGGAGCTTGCCTCGGCGGGGAAGGCCGTCATCCTCGTGCGCAAGGAGACGAGCCCGGACGACATCCACGGCATGGACGTGGCGCGCGGGATCCTCACCGCCAGGGGGGGGATGACATCCCACGCCGCGGTGGTCGCACGCCAGATGGGAAAGACGTGCGTCGCCGGGTGCGAGTCGATCGAGGTGGACGAGGTGACCAACCGCTTCCTCGCCGGCGGCATGGTGATCCGGGAAGGGGATTTCATCTCCCTCAACGGAAGCACGGGCGAGGTCATCCTGGGGGAGGTCCCGCTCATCGCGCCCAAGATGACCGGGTCGTTCGGGACCCTCATGTCGTGGGCCGACTCCTTCCGGAGGTTGAAGGTCCGGGCCAATGCGGACACATCGCGCGATGCGAGAACGGCGAGGGAATTCGGGGCCCAGGGGATCGGGCTCTGCCGGACGGAGCACATGTTCTTCGCCGAGGACCGGATCCCGATCATGCAGAAGATGATCCTCGCCCGCACGAGGGAGGAGCGCGAGCAGGCTCTGGAAGAGCTGTTGCCGATGCAGCGGGAGGACTTCAAGGGGCTCTACCGGGAGATGAAAGGGTATCCGGTGACCATCCGCCTGCTGGATCCGCCGCTGCACGAGTTCCTTCCCCGGCGCGAGGACCTGATGGTCGAGGTCACGAAGCTGGAGCTGATCCATGCCGACCGCTCGATCATCGAGGAAAAGAAACAACTGCTCGAGCGCGTGGAGGAGCTGCACGAGATCAACCCGATGCTGGGCTTGCGGGGGTGCCGCCTGGGGATCGTGTACCCGGAGATCAGCCGGATGCAGGCGCGGGCCATATTCGAGGCGGCCTGCGAGGTGATCCGGGAGGGGATCCGGGTGCAGGTCGAGGTGATGATCCCTCTGGTCAGCATGGTCCGCGAGATGAAGTCCCAGAAAGACCTGGTCGTCGAGGCGGCGACGGAGACGATGAAGAGGTACAAGAAGAAGATCTCCTACACCGTGGGGGCGATGATCGAGGTCCCGCGGGCCGCGGTGACGGCGGACGAGATCGCCGGCGAGGCGGAATTTTTCTCGTTCGGGACGAACGACCTGACGCAGACGACCTTCGGCTTCTCTCGGGACGACTCGGGGAAATTCATCCAGCATTACCTGTCTTTTTCCGAGTTGTGCCCGCGATGCGGCGAGAAGATCGGGAAAGACCTCTCCTGCACCGTCTGCAAGGTCAAATACACGAAGCGTCCCGACAACATCCTGGACAGGGACGTCTTCGTCACGCTGGACCAGGAAGGGGTGGGCTTTTTGGTCCGGATGGGGTTGGAGAAGGGAAGGGCGGTCCGGCCGAACCTGAAGGTGGGGATCTGCGGGGAACATGGCGGGGATCCGCGGTCGGTCGAGTTCTGCCACCGGGCGGGGCTGGATTACGTCTCCTGCTCCCCGTACCGTGTGCCCGTAGCGCGCCTTGCCGCTGCCCAGGCGGTCTTGAGGGAAAAGGCAGCCGCGAAGGCGGAGTCGATAAAGAAGAGGAAAAAATAAGGGGTTCCCCTGTTTCCAAAGAGCGGCGGCCCCTTCCGAAGCGACCGGCTTATTTTTACCCTTTACATCTTTCGGGAAACACCATATATTGGGCCCAATAGGGACCTCAACCACATTATATTGATTTTTTGCGATATTTCCGGGGGGTCTGCCAGGGGATCCATGAAGCTTAGAAAGCTTGAACTTTTCGGATTCAAATCCTTCTACGACAAGATCAGCTTCGACTTTTCCGACGGCATCACGGCGATCGTGGGCCCCAACGGGTGCGGGAAGTCGAATATCGTCGACGCCATCCGGTGGGTGCTCGGGGAGCACGCCCCCTCCTATCTGCGGAGCAAGGTCCTGGAAGACGTGATCTTCGCCGGCTCCGACGCCGCCGGCCCGATGGGGATGGCCGAGGTTTCCCTGACCTTCAGCAATGAAGACGGAGTCGCCCCTCCCGGGTACGAGGCCTACGCCGAGGTGCAGGTCACCCGGCGCACCTTCCGCGACGGCGAAAGCGAGTTCTTCATCAACCGGATCCCCTGCCGGCTGAAAGACATCGCCGAGCTGTTCCTCGACACGGGCGCGGGCGCGCGCGGGTACGCCATCATCGAGCAGGGCAAGATCATGACCATCGTGAACGCCCGGCCCGAAGAAAAGAGGATGATCATCGAGGAGGCGGCCGGGGTGGCCAAGTTCCGGGTCCGGAAGAAGGAAGCGGAGCGCAAGATGGAGAACACCCGGCAGAATCTTGCCCGGGTGAGGGACATCCTCGACGAAGTCAGGCGGCAGCTGGGGAGCCTGGAGCGCCAGGTTCGCAAGGCGGAGAAGTACAAGGTGCTCAAGGACGAACTCCGGGATCTCGACCTCGGGATCGCGGAACGGAGATTTCGGATCCTCACGCAGGAGAGGTCCCGCATTGCAGGGGAGCTTTCCTCTCTGGAAGACGCGCTTTTCGCCCTTCGCTCGGAGATCACGGCCCTGGAGGCGGAACGGGAATCGGAGAGGTTGCGGCAGGCGGAGGCGGAAGCCGCCGTGGGCTCCCTGCGCGCGGTCCACGCGGGCCTGAAAGAGGAAATCGCCCGGAGGCAGGCGGAGTGGGAGGGGAAGGGCCGGGAGGCGCAGCAGCTCTCCGCGCTGGTCACGGAGACGGGGGAGGAGATCGTATCCCTTACGGCGGAGGCCGCCGAGCTTTCCCGCCGGATGCGGGAAGCGGAGGAGACCGCCCGCAAGGTCCAGGAAGCACGGACAACCTCGCGCGAACGGCTTGCCGGTTTGGCGGCGGAGGCGGAGAAGGCGCAGGCCGGGTTCACCGAGACCCACGGGATGGCCGAGCAGGCGAAATCCGACCTCATGGTGCGCGTGGCTCTCCACTCGAACGCCCTCTCCGGGGCGGAGTCGGTTCAGAAAGTGATCGAGGAGAACGCGAGGGCGGTGGCACGGTTGAACGATAGGGTCGCGGAGTCGGAGGCCCTCGCCCGCGGCGCGGAGGAACAGCACGGCCAGGCGTGCGCGGCCGGGGAAGAGGGCCGGGAAGGGCTGGCGGGGGTGGAAAAGGAGTGGGAGGAGACGGGATCGCTCCTGGCCGAACAGACCGCACGCCTCGACACGGTGGCCGATACCCGCAGAAAAACGGAAGGCAGGCTCGAGGCGACCCATTCCCGCCTGTCCGCGCTCTCCCGGGTGCAGGAGCAGCGGGACTGGGCCTCATCGGGTGTCCGGGCCGTGCTGCAGCACTACCTGGGAAACGGTGACGGGGGCAGAGAACACGGCATCTACGGGGTCATCGGGGAACTGCTCGAGACCGACGCGCCGTACGAAAGAGCCGTGGAGGCGGTCCTCGGCGAGCGGATCCAGTCCATCGTCGTCCGGGACCAGGCCGAAGGTCTTTCCGCCCTCCAGTACCTCAAGGAATCCCGCGAGGGGAGGGGAGCGTTCATGCCGGTGACGCTGCGGACGCGTGAGGAACTCCCCCCCTACGGGAAGGAGGAGGGCGTGATCGCCCCGCTGACCGAGGTCGTGCGCGTGCCCGAGGAGTGCGGGGATCTCGTGCGCGGCCTGCTGGGGGGGATCCTCCTTGTGCGCGACCTGCAAAGCGCCCTCATGCTCTGGAACCGAAACGGCGTGTGGAGCTCCTACGTGACCCTCGACGGCGATTTGATCACCGCCGACGGCATGCTGGTGGGCGGCGCGCAGGAGCAGGGGGAGTCCCGGGTCCTTGCGGTGAAGCGCGAGATCCGGGAACTCGAGCAGGAGATGGAGAGTCTCTCGGCCGAGCGGTCCCGGAACGTGGAGGAAGAGGAGGAGGCAAGGAGTGCCCGGGCGTCGCTCGAGGGGAGGCATAAGGATCTGTTCTCCCTGCGCGAGGAGCAAAAAGGGCGGCATGCCGAGGCGCAGCAGAGGAGGGCCGTGCTCGAGGTGGCGATGCTGCAGGCCCGCGCCACCCTCGGGTCGCTCGTCCAGGAAAGGCAGTACCTCGAGGCCGAACTCTCCCGGATGACATCGGAACGGGATGCCTCGGAGGAAGTTGCGAGGAAGTCCGGCCACGCCCGGGGAGAAGAAGAGGAGCGCGTCCGGACGCTTGTCGCCTTGGTGGAGGAGAGGCGGGACGCGATGGAGGAGATTCGGACGAAGCTCCACGCCGCGGAGATCGAGTGGACGGGGCTCGACGAGAAGTTCCGGTCCGGGGAGGCGCTTCTCGCGGGGTTGCGGGAGTCGTACGAGGGAAGACTGGCCATGGTCGAGGAACGGGAGAGGCGCATCGCGGCCTACGAGGGGAAGGTGGCCGAGCTCTCTCGCGCCGTCGAGGAAGGCCGGGGAGCCATCGAGGCGGCCGCCGTCGATCTGGCGGCGAGGCAGGAGGAAATCGACCGGCGCCTCGGCGAGAACGCGGAGCTGTCCGCGGGGATTGCGTCGAGGGAAGGGACGCTGAAAGAAAAACGTCAGCGCGAGACCGCCGAGATCACCCGTCTCTCGGAGCAGCGGCTTGCGGCCCAGCGCGTGGAGATGGACCTGGAGCACCTGGACAACACGATCTACCAGAGGTACGAGGTCCATCCCTCGGAGATCGCCGGCCGGACGGACGCCGGAGGGGAAGAGGAGGGAGAACTGTCCGGCTGGGAAGCCCGGGTCGGAGAGGTGCGGGCGCGCATGGCCGCCATCGGCGAGGTGAACCTCGCCTCCCTCGAGGAGCACCGGGAGCTCGCCGAGCGTCACGCCTTCCTCCTGTCGCAGAAGGAGGACCTCGAGAAATCCCTCGAGGATCTCGCCAAGGCCATCCAGAGAATCAACCGGACGACGCGGGACCGGTTCTCCGCGGCGTTCGACAGCATCAACGATAAGTTCCAGGAGATCTTCCCCAAACTGTTCCTGGGGGGACGGGCCGCCCTGAAACTGCTCGACGAGGGAAATCTGTTGGAATCGGGCGTGGAGATCGTGGCGCAGCCGCCGGGCAAGAAGCTCCAGTCCCTGAACCTCCTCTCCGGAGGGGAGAAGGCGCTGACCGCCATCAGCCTCATCTTCTCGATCTTCCTTGTCAAACCTTCTCCCTTCTGCCTGCTCGACGAGGCGGATGCCCCCCTGGACGATGCCAACATCGACCGGTTCAACTCGATCGTCCGGGAGATGTCGTCGAACTACCAGTTTCTCCTCATCACGCACAACAAGCGGACGATGGAGCTCGCCGACGTGTTATACGGAATCACCATGGAAAAACCGGGCATCTCCAAGGTGGTTTCGGTGCAATTCCAGTCCTGACGCCCCCTCGCTCGAGACGGGTCCGGATGGCCACCCACGACGACAAGCGAAACGGGTCCTTTCTCTCGCGCCTCAAGATCGGGCTGTCGAAAACCCGCGAGCTCCTCTTGATGAACGTCGAGGCGGTCGCCCGCGGGATCGGTCCGGTGGACGAAACCGTCCTGGCGGAGCTGGAGGAGGCGCTCATCCTGGCCGACGCGGGCGCGGATCTCGCCCGGAAGTACAGGGAAGGTCTCCGGACGAAGTGGCGACGGGGGGAATTGCCGAACGTCGATGCGCTTCGCACCGAGCTGCGAAAAATGGTCGCGGAAACCCTCGCTCCGAGGATGGTGCCTTTGTCGGTGGCGCCCCCCTACCCGTTCGTCGTCCTCGTGGTAGGGGTGAACGGCGTCGGGAAAACGACCACGATCGGCAAGATCGCCCACCACTTGGGGGAGGAGGGGCACCCCGTCCTCCTTGCGGCGGGCGACACGTTCCGGGCCGCCGCCATCGGGCAGTTGAGGGTGTGGGCCGAGCGGGCGGGAGCCGACATCGTCCATCACAAGGAAGGGTCCGATTCCTCCGCCGTCGTCTTCGACGCGCTCCGGGCCGCCAAGGCGAGGGGGTCGCACGTCGTTCTGGTCGACACGGCCGGGCGCCTTCACACCAAGGCGCACCTGATGGAAGAGATGCGCAAGGTCGTGCGCGTCATCGGGAAGGAGGTTCCGGGCGCTCCCCAGGAAGTGCTCCTCGTTCTCGACGCAACCAACGGCAGGAACGCCATCGCCCAGGCGAAGACCTTCCAGGAGGTCACCGGGGTCACCGGGATCGTTCTCACCAAACTGGACGGTACCGCGAAGGGGGGTGTGGTCCTCGCGGTCACCCAGGAAACCGACATCCCCATCCGGTTCATCGGAGTGGGGGAATCGGTGGACGATTTGAAGCCATTCGATGCCGCAAGCTTCGCCTCCGCGATCTTCTGATACTATTCCCCAATGATGGACGCCCTTTTCCTCCAGGTGATCGGGGGGGTATTCCTGCTCCTGTACGGAGTCCGGCTGACCGGACAGGGGTTCGAGCTCGCGTTCGGGGCGAAGCTTTCCCGGCTCTGGGTCGGCCCCGGCGGCGGCAGATTCCGCGCCTTCGGCGCGGGGGTCTTGAGCACCTCCCTGATCCAGAGTTCGGGCGCCGTCGTCGCGATGGTTGTCTCGTTCACCGAGATCGCGCCTCTTTCCCTGCCCCAGTCCCTCGCGGTCGTCCTCGGCGCCGACTTGGGGAGCACGGTCACCATCCAGATCCTGTCTTTCCGGATTTACCAGTACGCCTTCCTCGTCGTTTCCATCGGCGTGATCCTCTCCCTGTGGGGAAGAAAGAGAACCCTCCGGGCGATCGGGCAGGGAATCCTCGGGTTCGGCCTCCTCCTGCTCGCCCTGAAGTTCCTTGCGGGCGCCGCCTCGGAGATCGGAAGCGTCACTTCCCTTCGCCTCCTGATGGCGGATCTCGCGCAGGCCCCGCTGGTCTCGTTCCTCTTGGGCGTGCTCCTGAGCGCCCTGTTCCAGAGCGGGACGGCGGTCATGATTCTCCTGATCGCGTTCTCCCAGCAGGGAGTGCTTCCGTTGCCCGCCGTTCTGCCCCTGGTCCTCGGGGCGAATGTGGGGGGGACCTCCCTGGCCTTTACCGCCTCCTCGGGTCTGGCCGCGGAGGGGAGGAGGGTCGCCTGGGGGCACCTGCTGATGAAGACCGTCGGCGCGGCCCTGTTTCTCCCGTTCTTTTCGGCAGCCCAGGGGTTTCTCTCTCTGATGTCGCCGGACCCGTCCCGGATCGTCGCCAACGCCCACACGATGTTCAACTTCACGCTGGCCATCCTCTTTTTTCCCCTCCTTCCCCGCCTGTCCTCCGCCCTCTGCCGGGTGGTCCCCGGGAAGACATCCCTGGTCCCCGCGGGGGAGCCGGCCTACCTGGACCGGGACCATCTGCCCGCGACAGGGGCAGCCCTCGGACAGGTGGCGCGGGAGATCGTGCGGATGGCGGACATGATCCAGGAAATGCAGGAACTGGGGCTCCAGGCGATCCGCAGCATGGATGTCGACCTCGTCACCCGGATCGCCCGGGCGGACGACGACGTCGACCGGCTGACCCGCGAGGTGAAGGTATTCCTCTCGAAGCTCGGCGAGGGAGCTCTGGACCCGGAGCAGACCCGCCGCGCCGTGGCCTACATCTCCATCGTCTCCGATCTGGAGAATATCGGGGATTTCCTCGACAAGACGCTGGGCGAACACCTGCGCAAGCTGGCGGAGCGGAACCAGCGCTTCTCGGAGGAGGGATCCAGGGAGCTGCAGTCGCTGATGCGCGAGGTGGAGTCGATGTACGGCGAGGCGGTGTCCGCCTTCGTGACCCGGGACGAGAGAGCCGCCGAGATCGTGATTGCCCGGAAAAAGGTCGTCGGCCAGAGGGAACGGCAGTTGCGCATCGCCCACATCCATCGTCTGCAGAAGGGGACCCCCGAGTCGCTCGAGTCCAGCGCCGCCCACCTGGACATCCTCTCCTCCTGGAAGGTGATCGCGTCCCACTGCGCCTCCATCGCCTACAACGTCATCCAGATGGATGCCTGAGCCGGCGCGAGCCACGAACCCCCGGCAACCCCGGGAACGGTCCGCGGGCCGGCCTTCGTCATTGATTCCGTTTCGGGGACGAGGTATCTTGATCTGTCGAAAATTCTCCGGGTGCCGGCTTGCGGAAGACCCCGCAATATGGGGAAATACGCCGGCACGGGAATCCATACGCCTACTGAGGGGAGAAACCGGCACATGGTGGAGTCGTCGTTTTCGGTGATCGAAAAAAAGATCTCGGATCTCGCGGGGATGGTGGTAGCGTTGAAGAAGGAAAAGGCGGATCTGGCGGCCCGATTGGAAAAAAAGGAGGCCGAGGTCAGGGACATGGTGCGGAAGGTCGCCGAACTGACCGAAGAGCGGGACGAAATCCGCAGCAAGGTCGAGACAATCCTGGCGCGAATCGAAAGCATTGAGTTGTAGCGGACGGGCTGTATAATGAAAGGTGTAGGGAGATGGGCGACCGGTTCAATGTGAACATCGCCGGTTATGCGCTCACCGTTTCGACCGAGCGGACGGCGGAACACATGGAGCGGCTGAGCGAACTTCTGAACAAGAGGGTTCGGGAGATCCAGAAGTCCGGCGGAACCGCGAACTATCTCCACGTGGTCATGCTGGCCGCCATGAAGCTGGGAGACGAGGTCCTCGAGCTTCGTGAGGCACTCGACGCGGAAAAACGGCGTTTCGAGGAAAAAAGCCAGGAACTCCTGGGGGTGCTGGACAAGGCATTGAAATAGGACGGGATGGCAGGCGGCCCCTGCCGTGTTCGTGATTGGCGGAAGAGTCAGAGCCAACACAGAGAGAACGGGATCCCTTCCGGGCGTCGGTGAGCATGCCCCTGCACGGGGAAGCCTGAAGGCGCCGACCAGGGAACCCACCTGGTGAAAACCAGGTTCGACTCGACTGCCGACACGGCAAAGCGCAGGGGCTTTCCCGCACTTTTCGCGGGCGCAGGCCGTTTACATAGATCGGGGCGGCAGGGGCATAAGGATCGTACGTTCTACAACGAATAAGGTTTGATCGTTGTTTCGATAGCTGCAACCTCGAGCGAATCCGGGTTTCCCCTCCGGGTTCTCGCCTTATTCGCGTTTCCTGCCTCCTCTCGTAATTCCACATTCGAAAGGACGTTTCATGTTCGCCGGAGAGCGGAAAGCGCGTCTTCGCCGGAACGAGCGGAGGCGTTTTAGCCCCGAAGAGCCGGACCGGGAGCGCGCGGGAAAAAGCCTCCAGGTGCAGGACCGGTTCCTGGCCGCGTTTCCGCCGGCCTCCGGCAGGAAGATCGCCCTGTATGCGGCGGTGCGCGGGGAAGTCGGGACCGACCTTATCCGCGAACGCTGCCTTGCCGCAGGGGCGTTTCTTTATTACCCCCGGATGTGCGAGGACGGCAACCTCACCTTCTTCCGCCATGAGGAGAACGACGGATGGGAGCGGGGAAGATTCGGAATCCGGGAGCCTCGGGCCGTACCGGGCAGGGAAGGGATCCGGAAAGGGTTCGACCTGGTCGTCGTCCCCGGTCTCGCATTCGATGCGGCCGGCAGGCGGCTGGGGCAGGGTCACGGCTATTACGATCGTTTTCTTTTTGGTCTCGGCGGGACGGCGGTGACGGTCGGGCTGGCCTTTTCCTGGCAACTGGTTCCGGAGGTCCCCGTGGACGCGTGGGACGTCCCCGTCGACGCCGTGGTCACGGAAACCGGTGTTGTCGAGCGGGACATAAAATAGATGGGGTATGAGGGAGGAATCCTTTGAATACGAATATGATCATCATCGCGGCGCTTGCGGTGCTCGTGGCGGGCCTCGCGCTCGTCGTTCTCTCTCTGATGTCGAAGAAGAAATTTGCGGAGGATCGGGCCCAGGAAGCGGCGGCGAAGGCCGAGGAGATTCTCCACAATGCAAGGAAGGAGGCCGAGAACACCCTCAAGGAGGCGGTTCTCCAGGCCAAGGATTATCAGCTCCAAATGAAACTCGATTTCGAGCGGGAGACCCGCGAGCGAAAGAACGAGATCAGCCAGCTCGAGAAGCGACTTCTCCAGAAGGAAGACACGCTCGACCGGAAGACCGAGACCCTCGAGGGCCGGTCGCAGGAATTTGCAAAGAAGGAAAAGGAGCTGGCCGAGTCGGAGCACAGGCTTGCACGGGGGAACCAGGAACTCCAGGACCTGACCCGCAGTGCGAAGGAAAACCTCGAGCGGATCTCGGAGGTGACGGCCGACCAGGCGAAGTCCGAACTCGTGGAGATGATCGCGGACGAGGCCAGGCTGGACGCAGCGAAGAAGGTCCGCGCGATCGAGGAAGAGTTCAAGGAGGAGGCGGGGCAGAAGGCCCAGAAGATGATTGCGCTCGCCGTCCAGAGGTACGCGGCCGATTACGTCGCCGAGCGCGTCGTCACGGCGGTTCCCCTCCCCTCGGAGGAGATGAAGGGGAGGATCATCGGGAGGGAGGGGCGCAACATCCGGGCGTTCGAGGCGGCGACGGGGATCGATGTCATCATCGACGACACCCCCGAGGCGGTTATCCTGTCGGGGTTCAACCCCGTGCGCCGCGAGGTCGCGAGGATCGCCCTCACCCGACTGGTACAGGACGGGCGCATCCATCCCGCCCGGATCGAGGAAACGGTAGAGAAGGTGGCCAAGGAGGTGGAGGAGATCATCCGCGAGGCGGGGGAACAGGCCCTGTTCGATCTGGGTCTCCACGGGCTCCACCCCGAGCTGGTCAAGCTCATCGGAAAGCTCAAGTACCGGACCTCGTACGGCCAGAACATCTACACCCACTCCCTCGAGGTGGCGTTCCTCTGCGGGATGATCGCTTCCGAGCTGGGTCTTTCCGCCAAGGTCGCCAAACGGGCGGGGCTTCTGCACGACATCGGCAAGGCGGTGGACCACGAGGTCGAGGGACCTCACGCCCTGATCGGCGCGGACCTGTGCAAGAAGTACGGCGAATCCGCCCGTGTCATCCATGCCATCGCCGCCCACCACGAGGACGAGTCCCCGCGGGACGTGCTGCCCATTCTCGTCCAGGCGGCCGATGCGCTCTCCGGGGCGAGGCCGGGGGCCCGCCGCGAGATGCTGGCCAACTACCTCAAGCGTCTGGAGGATCTCGAAAAGATCGCGAAGTCGTTCGCGGGGGTGGAGAAGTCCTACGCCATCCAGGCCGGACGGGAGGTGCGCATCATCGTCGACAACCACAAGATAAGCGACGACCTGGCCACGATGCTTGCGCGGGACATCGCGAAAAAGGTCGAGACCGAGCTATCCTATCCCGGCCAGATCCGCGTCACCGTCATCCGCGAGACGCGCGCCGTGGAATACGCCCGCTAGGGACGGTCCTGGATGAGGGCTTGGCAGAACCGCAAAGGGACCGCAGTCACACAGCAGAGGGTGATAGACCCACCGGGGAGGCCAGGACCGTCCCTGGTTGTCGAAATGTCCTGCGGTGAGACTGACTTGATGGCACCAGGGACCGCAGTTCACGACGAAGGGTTGATAAGAGATGGCGCGTAATCCAGGACCGTCCCTGCTTTTTCACAGAGGACCGTCGTCCACGACCCAGGGTGGTGGAGGGGAAGAGCGTTCTCCAGGACCGTCCCTGGTTTTAAGATAATGTGGGTTCTCTTCCTCGGCGACGTGGTCGGCAAACCCGGCAGGAGGGTGGTGCGGGAATTCCTGTCCCGGATCCGATCGCACCGGGACATCGACCTGATCATCGCCAACGGCGAGAACGCCGCCGGAGGGGTGGGGGTGACCGGGCCGGCGGTCCGGGAGCTCTTCGACGCAGGGGTGGACGTGCTGACGGGCGGGAACCACACCTGGGACAAGCGGGAAGGGCTGCCCCTCGTGCGGGACGAGGAGAAGGTCTTGCGCCCCGCCAACTACCCGCCGGGAGTGGACGGCCGCGGATGGGGCGTCTTTCATGGGCGGAGCGGGTCCCCGTATGTCGTTGTATCCCTGATCGGCCGGGTCTTCATGGGTCAGTATGACTGCCCGTTTCGCTGGATGGACGAGTCGGTGCCGGAGATGAAGCGGCATGCCGCGACGGTCATCGTCGACTTCCACGCGGAAGCGACCTCGGAGAAACGGGCGATGGCGTTCCACCTCGATGGGAGGGTTTCCGCGGTCGCAGGGACCCACACCCATGTCCAGACGCGGGACGCGCAGGTCATGCCCGGGGGGACCGGCTACATCACCGACGCGGGAATGTGCGGACCGACGAACTCCGTGATCGGGATGGATGCCGGCGACGTCCTGCGGCGTTTTCTCACCCAGGTGCCGACCCGCTTCGAGGTGGCCTCGGGCGAGGCGGAAGCCGCCGGCGTCTTCTTCGAGATCGACCCGGCGTCCGGGGTGTGTCGCGGCGCGGAGGCGTTCGCGATGAGCGAAACCATGATGAGGGGCCGGGAAGCATGGATGCGATTCTGAAGTCTCTCAAGCGGGGAACGATCGACCTCATTTCCGAGGAGGAGCTCGAGGGAAAGCTCCGGCGGGCACAAAAGGGGAAGAAAGCCCTCCGCGTGAAGGCGGGCTTCGACCCGACCGCTCCCGATTTGCATCTGGGGCACACCGTGCTCATCCAGAAACTGAAGCACTTCCAGGAGGCGGGGCACCAGGTGGTGTTTCTCATCGGGGACTTCACGGGGATGATCGGCGACCCCAGCGGGAAGGTCGAGACCCGCAAGCCCCTGACGCGGGAGGACGTGGAGCGCAACGCGCAGACCTACCGGCAGCAGATCTTCAAGATCCTCGACCCGGAAAGGACCGAAGTCCGGTTCAACTCGGAGTGGCTTTCGCCGCTTTCCATCGAGGAGATGGTGCGCATCGCGGGGCAGATGACGGTCGCCCGCATGCTGGAGAGGGACGACTTCCGCCGCCGGTACGAGGAGAACCGACCGATCTCGATCCACGAATTCCTCTACCCGCTTTTCCAGGGGTACGACTCGGTCGCCTTGCGCGCGGACGTGGAGCTCGGGGGGACCGACCAGAAGTTCAACCTGCTGGTGGGGCGCGATCTCCAGCGCGTCTGGGGGCAGGAGCCCCAGGTCGTCATCACCACGCCGCTTCTCGTCGGGCTGGACGGAGTGAACAAGATGAGCAAGAGCCTGGAGAACTATGTGGGGATCACGGAGGAGCCGGACACGATCTTCGGGAAACTGATGTCGATCTCCGACGACCTGATGCTCCAGTACTACGAACTGCTTTCCGACATCTCCCTGGGGGAGTGGGAGAGGCTGAAAGGGGGAATTGCGGACGGATCGCGCCATCCGATGGAAGCCAAACTGGCCCTGTCACGGGAGATCGTCGCGCGCTTTCACGGGGATGCCGCCGCGAAGGAATCGGAAGAAGGCTTCCGGAAGCGGTTCTCCCGGAAGGAATTCCCGGAGGATGCCCGGCGCGTGTCCGGCAGCGCGCTCGCCGGGAAAACCGACCTCACGTCGGTCGTCTCCACGGTCTCCCTCTCCTTCCGCTCCAAGGCGGCGGCCAGGCGCCTTATCGAGCAAGGCGGCCTGGAGGTCAACGGGGAGCGGGCGAGCGATCCCCTCGGAGAGATCCCCCTCCGCGGCGAAATCCGGTTGAAAATCGGGAAGAAAGAATTCATCATCCTTTCGTTCGAATGAGGCCGG encodes the following:
- the tyrS gene encoding tyrosine--tRNA ligase: MDAILKSLKRGTIDLISEEELEGKLRRAQKGKKALRVKAGFDPTAPDLHLGHTVLIQKLKHFQEAGHQVVFLIGDFTGMIGDPSGKVETRKPLTREDVERNAQTYRQQIFKILDPERTEVRFNSEWLSPLSIEEMVRIAGQMTVARMLERDDFRRRYEENRPISIHEFLYPLFQGYDSVALRADVELGGTDQKFNLLVGRDLQRVWGQEPQVVITTPLLVGLDGVNKMSKSLENYVGITEEPDTIFGKLMSISDDLMLQYYELLSDISLGEWERLKGGIADGSRHPMEAKLALSREIVARFHGDAAAKESEEGFRKRFSRKEFPEDARRVSGSALAGKTDLTSVVSTVSLSFRSKAAARRLIEQGGLEVNGERASDPLGEIPLRGEIRLKIGKKEFIILSFE